Proteins encoded in a region of the Isosphaeraceae bacterium EP7 genome:
- a CDS encoding aminopeptidase — protein MAITDDLAARWADLLVDYCLAVAPGETILVASEIEARPLVEACARAIILRGAHPLVRLELPGMAEFFLKNASVDQLAYLPPVALYEAQTVDGRIRISAETDTRGMARVDPARQAIVDRARYPIRQAASKKRWVITQYPTDAYAADAKMSPDDYIAFVASAMFLDRDDPGAAWRQLRERQAGLAAYMTGVKQVRIEADGTDLTLSVAGRTWINSDGRRNMPSGEIFTGPVETSANGTLRCGFPVCRNGRELIGIELKFKDGRVVEAKAEQGEEYLLSMLDLDPGARFLGELGIGLNPGIDRFTGTILYDEKIGGTVHLALGSSYPETGGTNESALHWDLIVDLRDEGRVTADGVVVMQDGVWSVG, from the coding sequence ATGGCGATCACCGACGACCTGGCCGCCCGCTGGGCCGACCTGCTTGTTGATTACTGCCTGGCCGTGGCGCCCGGGGAAACGATCCTGGTCGCTTCGGAGATCGAGGCCCGCCCCCTGGTGGAGGCCTGCGCACGGGCGATCATCCTCCGCGGGGCCCACCCCCTGGTGCGGCTGGAACTGCCCGGGATGGCCGAGTTTTTCCTGAAGAACGCGAGCGTCGATCAGCTGGCCTATCTGCCCCCTGTGGCCCTGTACGAGGCGCAGACCGTCGACGGCCGGATCCGGATCTCGGCCGAGACCGACACCCGAGGGATGGCCCGGGTCGACCCTGCCCGCCAAGCGATCGTCGACCGGGCCCGGTACCCGATCCGGCAGGCGGCGTCGAAGAAGCGGTGGGTGATCACGCAGTATCCCACCGACGCTTATGCCGCCGACGCGAAGATGAGCCCCGACGATTACATCGCGTTCGTCGCCTCTGCGATGTTCCTCGACCGCGACGACCCCGGCGCCGCCTGGCGTCAATTGCGCGAGCGGCAGGCGGGCCTGGCCGCGTACATGACCGGGGTCAAGCAGGTACGCATCGAGGCCGACGGGACCGACCTGACGCTCTCGGTGGCCGGGCGGACCTGGATTAACTCCGACGGCCGGCGGAACATGCCCTCGGGCGAGATCTTCACCGGGCCGGTCGAGACCTCCGCAAATGGCACCCTGAGGTGCGGATTCCCGGTCTGCCGCAATGGGCGTGAGCTGATCGGCATCGAGCTGAAATTCAAGGACGGCCGCGTCGTCGAGGCCAAGGCCGAGCAGGGGGAGGAATACCTCCTGAGCATGCTCGACCTCGACCCCGGCGCCCGCTTCCTGGGCGAGTTGGGCATCGGACTGAACCCGGGGATCGATCGCTTCACGGGCACGATCCTGTACGACGAGAAGATCGGCGGAACAGTGCACCTGGCGCTGGGATCGAGCTACCCAGAGACCGGCGGGACCAATGAGAGCGCCCTTCACTGGGACCTGATCGTCGACCTTAGGGATGAAGGCCGGGTCACGGCCGATGGCGTGGTGGTGATGCAGGACGGCGTCTGGTCGGTCGGTTGA